One region of Bacteroidota bacterium genomic DNA includes:
- a CDS encoding phosphotransferase → MSYQSEIITYQFEELFQRHFDKSIEKIEKLKADASNRKIYRLISGYNSCVAVWNENVPENKAFVGFSNGFKNAGLNVPQIYNESSDSKFYLLEDLGDTTLFKAKDDFQNNRITAIYYYQLALKHLKEFQYKGLHHIDLDLCYETKQFDIQQMRMDEEKFSNYYVSIFDYPEKYYKILNQAFEYINSELIKADINYFMFRDFQPRNIMVKNDTLYFIDYQSGRMGPLHYDVASFLYSGSIDLNDEEREFLLKSYLNDINYKTDKAAFMKQFKFFVLIRLIQVLGSYGFSYHQKKEKKYLEKITKGLMNMKSLLGQFDDKIIDEFIYKLTERLS, encoded by the coding sequence ATGTCATACCAAAGCGAGATAATAACATATCAGTTTGAAGAGCTGTTCCAAAGGCATTTCGATAAAAGCATTGAAAAAATTGAAAAGCTAAAAGCCGATGCTTCTAACAGGAAAATTTACAGGCTTATATCGGGATACAATTCCTGCGTTGCCGTTTGGAACGAAAACGTTCCTGAGAACAAAGCGTTTGTGGGCTTTTCAAACGGATTTAAAAACGCCGGATTAAACGTACCGCAAATATATAATGAGTCTTCTGATTCCAAATTTTATTTGTTGGAAGATCTAGGAGACACAACTCTTTTTAAAGCAAAAGATGACTTTCAAAATAACCGGATAACTGCTATTTATTACTACCAATTAGCACTTAAACACTTAAAAGAATTTCAGTATAAAGGTTTACATCATATTGACCTGGATTTATGCTATGAGACCAAACAATTCGATATTCAACAAATGAGAATGGATGAGGAAAAGTTTTCTAATTATTATGTTTCCATATTCGATTATCCTGAAAAATATTACAAAATTCTAAATCAGGCGTTTGAATACATCAATTCAGAACTGATTAAAGCAGATATCAACTATTTCATGTTCAGGGATTTCCAGCCGAGAAATATAATGGTTAAGAATGACACCCTGTATTTCATAGACTACCAGTCAGGAAGAATGGGGCCGCTTCATTATGACGTGGCTTCTTTTCTTTACTCAGGCAGCATAGATTTGAATGATGAAGAGAGAGAATTTTTGTTAAAATCCTACCTTAACGATATTAATTATAAGACAGATAAGGCAGCTTTTATGAAGCAGTTTAAATTCTTTGTTTTGATAAGATTGATTCAGGTTTTAGGCAGTTACGGTTTTTCATACCATCAAAAAAAAGAGAAGAAATATCTGGAGAAGATTACAAAAGGATTGATGAATATGAAATCTTTACTCGGTCAGTTTGACGATAAAATCATCGATGAATTCATTTACAAACTAACCGAAAGACTTTCTTAA
- a CDS encoding UDP-galactose-lipid carrier transferase, translated as MKLSEVDLSKKISKEEYSDEVKKLDMELEILKCQLKLRDKNKKAVICMEGWDAAGKGGAIKRLTEPMDPRRFKVYQTSAPNEVEKAKHYLWRFWVNLPSCGEMVIFDRTWYGRVLVERIEGFCSEDEWRRAYDEINQFEKTVSQDNTKIIKFFVHISKDEQEKRFKEREENPLKKYKIGKDDYRNRKHWDDYVKAYDDMFQRTDNPFAPWHIIEGNDKDYARLKIMKIFVSEMKDFLKNSDDEK; from the coding sequence ATGAAGCTATCCGAAGTTGATTTAAGCAAAAAAATAAGCAAAGAAGAATATTCAGATGAAGTAAAGAAGCTTGATATGGAACTTGAAATTCTGAAATGCCAGTTAAAGCTGCGTGATAAAAACAAGAAAGCCGTTATTTGTATGGAAGGCTGGGATGCAGCAGGTAAAGGCGGAGCTATTAAGCGCCTGACCGAACCTATGGACCCAAGAAGATTCAAAGTTTACCAGACTTCCGCACCTAACGAAGTAGAGAAAGCTAAGCATTACCTGTGGAGGTTCTGGGTAAATCTTCCTTCATGTGGTGAGATGGTTATCTTTGACAGAACCTGGTACGGCCGCGTTCTTGTTGAAAGAATAGAGGGTTTTTGTTCAGAAGATGAATGGCGCAGAGCTTATGACGAGATAAATCAATTTGAAAAAACTGTTTCACAGGATAATACAAAAATTATAAAATTCTTTGTACATATTTCAAAAGATGAACAGGAAAAGAGATTCAAAGAGAGGGAAGAAAATCCTCTCAAGAAATACAAAATAGGAAAAGATGATTACCGCAACAGAAAGCACTGGGATGATTATGTGAAAGCATATGATGACATGTTTCAGAGAACGGATAATCCTTTTGCGCCATGGCATATAATTGAAGGCAACGATAAGGATTATGCCAGACTGAAAATAATGAAAATATTTGTTAGTGAAATGAAAGATTTTTTAAAAAATTCTGATGATGAAAAATAA
- a CDS encoding PD40 domain-containing protein produces the protein MMKNKILYIAVSFIFLIGCSQQSKTQSAGNQTGETKSKKSDSTQTHTNEPGKINVTDLPKFKMTFEREGGVNIINSDLSKERFLYNGHDNLISPDGSKVVHTQSNTDGSRNIAIYDVESKTTKVLSSITGKQNFDAAFSPDGKTIVFCNFSGKKWNIALVNIDDTGFKILTESYKTDLFCPTFAPDGNSILCQDMQSFIEIDLKGKVLKTVSLKDIVGDKKIYFSSANRGYFINNKKRILFDADTGENFETSREPISNIYTYDLETKTLVNLSDNNISTYDPFPLSNGKQLLFSAYTKDDLSKSPDPRDTDPVITSWIYIMNLDGTGKTKLVQNAFEPSASKLE, from the coding sequence ATGATGAAAAATAAAATTTTATATATAGCAGTCTCTTTTATATTTTTAATCGGCTGCAGCCAACAAAGCAAAACACAGTCAGCAGGAAACCAGACAGGTGAAACAAAGAGTAAAAAATCTGATTCCACTCAAACTCATACAAACGAACCGGGTAAGATTAATGTAACTGATTTACCCAAATTCAAAATGACTTTTGAGAGGGAAGGCGGTGTAAACATAATTAACTCTGATTTATCTAAGGAAAGATTTTTATATAACGGTCACGATAATTTAATATCTCCTGACGGCTCTAAAGTCGTTCATACTCAAAGCAATACTGACGGTTCAAGAAATATTGCTATCTATGATGTTGAGAGCAAAACAACTAAAGTGCTAAGCTCCATTACAGGCAAGCAAAACTTCGATGCGGCGTTTTCACCTGACGGGAAAACGATAGTATTCTGTAATTTCTCGGGAAAGAAATGGAATATCGCTTTAGTAAATATTGATGATACAGGGTTTAAAATTTTAACCGAGAGCTATAAAACTGATTTATTCTGCCCTACATTTGCTCCCGATGGAAATTCAATCCTTTGTCAGGATATGCAGAGCTTTATTGAAATAGATTTGAAAGGGAAGGTATTAAAAACTGTTTCGCTAAAAGATATTGTTGGAGATAAAAAAATATATTTTTCCAGCGCTAACAGAGGTTACTTTATAAATAATAAAAAAAGAATTTTATTTGATGCTGATACTGGGGAAAACTTTGAAACCTCCCGTGAGCCTATTTCAAATATTTATACTTATGACCTTGAAACAAAGACACTTGTAAATCTAAGCGATAATAATATTTCAACCTACGACCCGTTCCCGTTAAGCAACGGCAAGCAGCTTTTGTTTTCTGCTTATACAAAAGATGATTTGTCAAAAAGTCCCGACCCCCGGGATACTGATCCCGTTATTACGAGCTGGATTTATATAATGAATCTTGATGGAACAGGAAAAACGAAGCTGGTACAGAATGCATTTGAACCTTCTGCTTCTAAGTTAGAATAG
- the queF gene encoding NADPH-dependent 7-cyano-7-deazaguanine reductase QueF — translation MKKFNPIKTDPNKTNLLETFDNSFPNRNYLIIHQANEFTSVCPKTGQPDFGVITISYVAKTKCVELKSLKYYLQSFRNEGIFYENVINRILDDLTTLLKPKWMEVIGDFTIRGGLQSKVISTYGKK, via the coding sequence ATGAAAAAATTTAATCCGATTAAAACAGACCCGAACAAAACGAATCTTCTTGAAACATTCGATAATTCATTCCCAAATAGAAATTATCTTATAATTCATCAGGCAAATGAATTCACTTCAGTTTGCCCTAAAACAGGACAACCTGATTTTGGTGTAATTACAATTTCATACGTAGCCAAAACAAAATGCGTTGAACTGAAATCATTAAAATATTATCTGCAGTCATTCAGAAATGAAGGTATATTTTATGAAAATGTTATCAACAGGATTCTCGATGATTTAACAACACTTCTTAAACCAAAATGGATGGAAGTTATAGGGGATTTCACAATCAGAGGCGGTCTGCAGTCAAAAGTAATTTCCACTTACGGTAAAAAATAA